A genomic segment from Gracilinanus agilis isolate LMUSP501 chromosome 1, AgileGrace, whole genome shotgun sequence encodes:
- the LOC123230951 gene encoding hemoglobin subunit alpha-like, giving the protein MALSAEDKCNVKEFWEKLGENTHVYGTEALVRTFLSFPATKTYFPHFDHSSGSPQVQAHGKKLAAALTLAVSRLDDLPEALSSLSDLHAHRLKVDPTNFKFLSHCLLVTLARHHPGNLNPEVHASLDKFLSYVSSVLTSKYR; this is encoded by the exons ATGGCTCTGTCTGCTGAAGACAAGTGCAACgtgaaagaattctgggaaaaacTGGGTGAGAACACACACGTCTATGGCACTGAAGCCCTGGTGAG gaccttcctctctttccctgcgaccaagacctatttcccccACTTCGACCACTCCAGCGGCTCCCCCCAGGTCCAAGCTCATGGCAAGAAGTTGGCTGCCGCGCTAACTTTGGCAGTCAGCCGCCTGGATGACCTGCCCGAGGCCCTCTCGTCCCTGAGCGATCTCCACGCCCACAGACTCAAGGTGGATCCCACCAACTTCAAA TTCCTGTCTCACTGTTTGCTCGTGACCCTGGCTAGGCACCATCCGGGCAACTTGAACCCCGAGGTGCACGCATCTCTGGACAAGTTCCTGAGCTACGTGTCCTCGGTGTTGACGTCCAAGTACCGTTAG